A single Geoanaerobacter pelophilus DNA region contains:
- a CDS encoding class I SAM-dependent methyltransferase, translated as MTLSKTIICLLLAIQFEAGACLTYAASQHSGKGFNSVVPAATLDDPRRDDWQKADKVLDHLLVKKGDVVADVGAGTGYFTMLFAERVSKSGMVYAVDVDESMTDHIIKRVKRNGVSNVKVVLAPPDNTLLAKKSTDLAFLCDTYIFIENRGQYLARLRDVLKSNGRLAILSFNMKPEIPGAPPPHKRVPRETIIQEVENSGFAMEAEYFFLPYQYFLVFAKK; from the coding sequence ATGACCCTATCAAAAACCATCATTTGTCTGTTGCTTGCTATCCAGTTTGAGGCTGGAGCCTGTTTAACGTATGCTGCCTCGCAGCATAGCGGGAAGGGTTTTAATTCTGTTGTCCCTGCGGCTACCTTGGATGACCCTCGCCGAGACGATTGGCAAAAGGCGGATAAGGTACTTGATCACCTTCTTGTCAAAAAGGGGGATGTCGTCGCTGATGTTGGTGCCGGCACAGGCTATTTCACCATGTTGTTTGCAGAAAGAGTCAGTAAGAGCGGGATGGTCTATGCCGTAGATGTTGATGAAAGCATGACTGACCACATTATCAAGAGGGTTAAGCGTAATGGGGTGAGCAATGTCAAAGTCGTACTTGCTCCACCGGATAACACCTTGCTGGCAAAAAAATCTACTGATCTTGCTTTTCTGTGTGATACCTACATTTTTATTGAGAATCGTGGACAGTATCTTGCCCGGTTGAGGGACGTCCTAAAAAGTAACGGACGGCTGGCGATCTTGTCCTTTAATATGAAACCCGAAATTCCGGGGGCACCCCCTCCACATAAACGCGTCCCAAGAGAAACGATAATCCAGGAAGTTGAAAACTCCGGATTTGCCATGGAAGCAGAGTATTTCTTCCTTCCATATCAATACTTTTTGGTATTTGCGAAAAAGTAA
- a CDS encoding NADH:flavin oxidoreductase translates to MRNLFDDTTIKGMHLANRLVRSATWEGMCEADGRPTAKLAAYYETLAKGGVGLIISGYAFVRNDGRQLPGQLGVHVDDFVPDLRALADAVHREGGKLCVQLVHCGGQTTSKMAGCQPVAPSAVKVEQFPELPAELDAQGIEDIINSFATAASRVRASGCDAVQLHAAHGYLVNQFLSPLTNRRTDRFGGNLDGRCRFLMDVYRAVRNAVGNDYPVMIKMNGCDNLEGGLSLDDAVLACKRLDEEGVDAIEVSGGTPASGEQTPVRQGIETREKEAYNLPLAYRIKNAVTCPVMVVGGLRSFELVEGIVRREEADYVAFARPLIREPRLPLRWAQGNEAHARCISCNGCFKPGLKEGGIYCVIEKIEQENKGASL, encoded by the coding sequence ATGAGAAATCTGTTTGATGACACCACCATCAAGGGAATGCATCTTGCCAATAGGCTTGTTCGGTCCGCGACATGGGAAGGGATGTGCGAGGCAGATGGTCGCCCTACAGCAAAGCTGGCTGCATATTATGAAACTCTGGCCAAAGGTGGAGTTGGCCTGATTATAAGCGGATACGCTTTTGTTCGCAACGATGGCAGACAGCTACCGGGACAACTTGGGGTGCATGTTGATGATTTTGTACCTGACTTGAGGGCATTGGCCGATGCCGTGCACCGTGAAGGAGGAAAGCTGTGTGTCCAGCTGGTTCATTGCGGCGGCCAAACGACGTCCAAAATGGCCGGTTGCCAACCGGTGGCTCCTTCTGCCGTAAAAGTTGAACAATTCCCGGAACTCCCTGCAGAGCTGGATGCGCAGGGAATAGAAGATATCATTAACAGCTTTGCAACTGCAGCATCAAGAGTTCGCGCTAGCGGTTGCGACGCTGTCCAGTTGCATGCTGCACATGGCTACTTGGTCAACCAGTTTTTGTCGCCACTAACGAACAGGCGTACCGACCGGTTTGGCGGCAATCTTGATGGCCGGTGCCGATTCCTGATGGACGTGTACCGCGCAGTGAGAAATGCCGTGGGCAACGATTATCCGGTAATGATAAAGATGAACGGCTGCGATAATCTGGAAGGCGGACTCTCGCTTGACGACGCTGTCCTCGCATGCAAAAGACTTGACGAGGAGGGGGTGGACGCTATTGAGGTGAGCGGCGGAACCCCGGCATCCGGAGAGCAGACTCCGGTGCGCCAAGGCATTGAGACTCGCGAAAAAGAGGCCTACAATCTCCCCCTGGCATATAGAATCAAGAATGCGGTTACCTGCCCGGTGATGGTGGTGGGCGGATTACGGTCCTTTGAACTGGTTGAAGGAATTGTCAGGCGTGAAGAAGCGGATTACGTCGCATTTGCCCGTCCCTTGATTCGAGAACCTCGTCTGCCATTGCGATGGGCGCAGGGAAACGAAGCCCACGCCCGGTGCATCTCGTGTAATGGTTGCTTTAAGCCCGGGCTAAAGGAAGGCGGCATTTACTGCGTGATAGAAAAAATCGAGCAGGAGAACAAGGGGGCATCTCTCTGA
- a CDS encoding NADH-quinone oxidoreductase subunit M, with product MSDMIITLMTFSPLVGVLLLFFIPKDSHGLLRGVALASTIVTFLVSIPIMTGFVTNAEFQFKEFYPWIAAGPFQMNYNVGIDGISLWLVILTTFIMPIAVLSTWTAVETKVKEYMIFLLLLEVGMLGAFVSLDMFLFYIFWELMLIPMYFIIGIWGGKNRVYATIKFFIYTMAGSLLMLVALIVLYFKAGAGDFNLLRFYGLNLPMATQTWLFLAFAFAFAIKVPMFPFHTWLPDAHTEAPTAGSVILAAILLKMGTYGYVRFAMPLFPQASEQFTPLIATLSVIGIIYASLVAMVQEDVKKLVAYSSVAHLGFVMLGVFALNQQGVAGGMLQMLNHGISTGALFLIVGFIYERRHTRLITDFGGLSKQMPIFATIFMIVTFSSIGLPGTNGFVGEFLVLIGSFESSLRWYTIIATSGVILSAVYMLWMFQRVMFGELKNPKNKELKDLNAREIAIMVPLVVMIFVMGLYPKPFIDKMTPSIDKMIQITRLKQQVVQAPAPQGMPAGMPMGHPGMPMGNPAHEGMPAGHPAMPVTK from the coding sequence ATGAGCGACATGATCATTACCCTGATGACCTTTTCTCCGCTAGTCGGGGTGCTACTACTGTTTTTCATCCCAAAAGACAGTCATGGCTTACTTCGTGGCGTAGCTCTTGCGTCTACGATCGTAACTTTCCTGGTATCAATTCCGATAATGACCGGTTTTGTGACCAATGCGGAGTTTCAATTCAAGGAATTCTATCCTTGGATAGCAGCTGGCCCGTTTCAGATGAATTACAATGTCGGGATTGATGGCATCAGCCTCTGGCTGGTCATTCTCACCACATTCATCATGCCGATTGCTGTTCTGTCAACTTGGACCGCCGTCGAGACAAAGGTAAAAGAGTATATGATTTTCCTGCTTCTTCTTGAAGTTGGGATGCTCGGCGCCTTTGTGTCTCTTGACATGTTCCTCTTTTACATCTTCTGGGAACTGATGCTGATCCCGATGTACTTTATCATTGGTATCTGGGGTGGCAAGAACCGGGTCTATGCGACCATTAAGTTCTTTATCTACACCATGGCCGGTTCACTTCTCATGCTGGTCGCTCTCATTGTCCTGTATTTCAAGGCTGGTGCCGGCGACTTCAACCTTCTTCGTTTCTATGGGCTTAACCTGCCGATGGCAACTCAGACCTGGTTGTTTCTGGCCTTTGCTTTTGCCTTTGCTATTAAAGTACCGATGTTCCCGTTCCATACTTGGTTGCCAGATGCGCATACCGAAGCACCAACTGCCGGTTCTGTGATACTTGCTGCAATTCTGCTGAAAATGGGTACTTACGGTTACGTCCGGTTTGCCATGCCTTTGTTCCCGCAGGCCTCTGAGCAGTTCACTCCGCTGATTGCCACTCTTTCAGTTATCGGTATCATCTATGCCTCTCTCGTCGCCATGGTGCAGGAAGATGTCAAGAAGCTCGTTGCCTATTCATCCGTAGCCCATCTCGGCTTTGTAATGCTTGGTGTCTTCGCGCTCAACCAGCAGGGTGTTGCTGGAGGCATGCTGCAGATGCTCAATCACGGTATCTCCACTGGCGCACTGTTCCTTATCGTCGGCTTCATTTATGAACGCCGACACACCAGACTTATTACCGACTTTGGTGGGCTTTCTAAGCAGATGCCGATATTTGCGACAATCTTTATGATCGTCACCTTCTCGTCTATCGGCCTTCCAGGTACTAACGGATTTGTTGGTGAGTTCCTGGTACTCATTGGTTCGTTTGAGAGCAGTCTGCGTTGGTATACGATTATTGCTACAAGCGGTGTTATTTTGTCCGCAGTTTATATGCTCTGGATGTTCCAGCGTGTTATGTTTGGCGAGCTGAAAAATCCTAAAAATAAAGAACTCAAAGATCTTAATGCTCGTGAAATTGCCATTATGGTCCCGCTGGTAGTGATGATTTTTGTCATGGGTCTTTATCCGAAGCCGTTCATTGATAAGATGACTCCATCTATAGACAAGATGATCCAGATCACAAGGTTGAAGCAGCAGGTTGTTCAGGCGCCTGCACCGCAAGGTATGCCTGCTGGAATGCCTATGGGCCATCCAGGCATGCCAATGGGCAATCCAGCCCATGAAGGAATGCCGGCTGGACATCCGGCAATGCCAGTAACCAAGTAA
- a CDS encoding formylglycine-generating enzyme family protein, with the protein MSCWRYLLLKLILMICLLQLSGCVADRRKVVSAELIAVPAGCFQMGDSFGEGYFNEYPRHDVCLSRFTIAKLPVTRGAFSQFVTETGYRTEAEKGDGCAIFDGKAWKKNPAASWQNPGFAQDDGHPVVCVAWHDAVAYLQWFAGKTGLACRLPTEAEWEYAARSGGKIEKYAGSNDVDAVAWYAANAGDGTRPAGEKQPNGLGLYDMSGNVWQWTADWYGEKYYQESPVNNPTGPINGTNRVYRGGSWFYDRKGIRVSYRDFYLPGFRSSQLGFRPVCTDK; encoded by the coding sequence ATGTCCTGTTGGCGCTACCTCCTACTGAAACTCATACTCATGATCTGCCTGCTGCAATTATCTGGTTGTGTGGCTGATCGCCGTAAGGTCGTCTCCGCAGAGCTTATTGCCGTGCCTGCAGGGTGCTTCCAGATGGGCGACAGCTTTGGCGAGGGGTATTTTAACGAGTATCCTCGGCATGATGTTTGTCTCAGCCGGTTTACCATTGCCAAGCTTCCTGTTACCAGGGGAGCCTTCAGTCAATTCGTCACAGAGACCGGTTACCGCACCGAGGCAGAAAAAGGAGACGGATGCGCCATCTTTGACGGAAAAGCTTGGAAAAAGAATCCTGCTGCATCCTGGCAGAACCCTGGGTTTGCCCAGGATGATGGCCATCCGGTTGTCTGTGTCGCCTGGCATGATGCTGTTGCTTACCTGCAGTGGTTTGCCGGTAAGACCGGTCTTGCCTGTCGTCTGCCGACTGAAGCCGAATGGGAATATGCGGCTCGGAGCGGCGGCAAGATAGAGAAATACGCAGGTAGCAACGATGTGGATGCTGTGGCTTGGTATGCGGCCAATGCCGGGGACGGAACCCGCCCTGCCGGGGAAAAGCAGCCAAACGGTCTTGGGCTGTACGATATGAGCGGCAATGTATGGCAATGGACAGCAGACTGGTACGGCGAAAAATACTATCAAGAGTCGCCAGTCAACAATCCAACTGGACCGATAAATGGCACCAACCGGGTGTATCGGGGGGGGAGCTGGTTTTATGACCGAAAAGGGATTCGCGTATCTTACCGCGACTTTTACCTGCCGGGGTTTCGCAGTAGCCAACTGGGGTTTCGCCCGGTATGCACGGACAAATGA
- a CDS encoding sulfite exporter TauE/SafE family protein yields the protein MSALPIHMLEYVALGVTAGFLAGMLGVGGGLIIVPVLTYMFAAQNMPDQYIAHLAIGTSLATIIFTSISSISTHHKHSAVNWTIVGKVSPGIIIGTLIGSYCASSLSSNFLKGFFVLFLLYVSLQMLLDIRPKSHYRIPGAAGLLGAGGIIGGLSSLVGIGGGSMSVPFLIWCNLPAHKAVGTSAAIGFPIALAGTVGYIINGMHIAKLPSLSYGFVYLPAVAWISFASYITAPFGARLAHRLPVPSLKRVFAGFLLIVAIKLIWGII from the coding sequence TTGAGTGCGTTACCCATCCATATGCTTGAATATGTGGCTCTTGGCGTTACCGCCGGTTTTCTTGCTGGAATGCTTGGCGTCGGTGGTGGCTTGATTATCGTGCCGGTGCTCACCTACATGTTCGCAGCGCAGAATATGCCGGATCAGTATATTGCGCATCTTGCCATAGGAACATCTCTGGCAACCATAATATTTACGTCTATTTCGAGTATCAGCACACATCACAAACATTCTGCGGTGAATTGGACCATTGTCGGTAAGGTGTCTCCAGGGATAATAATTGGCACACTCATAGGTTCTTATTGTGCATCGAGTCTGTCATCTAATTTTTTGAAGGGATTTTTCGTCCTGTTTCTCTTGTATGTGTCACTGCAAATGTTGCTGGATATCCGACCGAAAAGCCACTACCGGATACCTGGTGCCGCAGGTCTATTGGGGGCCGGAGGAATTATCGGCGGTTTGTCAAGCTTGGTAGGCATTGGTGGCGGCAGCATGTCAGTACCATTTCTCATCTGGTGCAACCTCCCGGCCCATAAGGCGGTAGGGACTTCTGCCGCAATTGGATTCCCGATAGCCTTAGCTGGTACAGTCGGTTATATTATCAACGGGATGCATATCGCTAAATTGCCGTCACTCTCGTATGGCTTTGTTTATCTTCCAGCAGTGGCCTGGATTTCATTTGCAAGTTATATTACGGCTCCTTTTGGTGCTCGTTTGGCGCACAGACTTCCAGTGCCGAGCCTGAAGAGGGTATTTGCCGGATTTCTTCTTATCGTTGCGATTAAGCTGATATGGGGGATTATTTAA
- a CDS encoding PilZ domain-containing protein, translated as MPEDRSVETIIENMSDKQLLDRREVRVHCRINVQFMLADLNDYGTCWNLGLHGMYVAYEGDVTCGACLDLCFVISDEFPALIESSARVVWLNTGKHYVQKQLPEGFGVEFINLGDEAKTTIRNFLQLD; from the coding sequence ATGCCAGAGGATAGATCTGTTGAAACGATTATTGAAAATATGTCAGATAAACAGCTGCTGGATCGGCGAGAGGTTCGAGTTCACTGTCGAATTAACGTTCAATTTATGCTTGCAGATCTGAATGATTATGGCACCTGCTGGAACTTGGGATTGCACGGGATGTATGTAGCATATGAAGGCGATGTCACTTGCGGAGCTTGCTTGGACCTCTGCTTTGTAATCTCGGATGAATTTCCTGCGCTCATTGAATCATCGGCTCGCGTTGTCTGGCTAAACACAGGTAAGCATTACGTGCAGAAGCAATTGCCTGAAGGTTTTGGTGTTGAGTTTATAAATCTTGGTGATGAGGCAAAAACTACGATTAGAAATTTTCTTCAACTGGATTGA
- the pyk gene encoding pyruvate kinase, with amino-acid sequence MRKFGRRTKIVATVGPASSSIEMLGHLIDAGVDLFRLNFSHGRNEEKAETIKAIRELSELKGRQIGILGDLQGPKIRTGRMENGAIPLIKGERLSITTRDLLGRPGLISTVYKALPHDVQPGSRILMDDGLIELKVASIEDDTVHCTVIEGGTLKDLKGINLPGVNVSSPALTEKDRVDLEFCLQAKVDYIALSFVRTAADIEEVKRIIFEHDMYLPVIAKIEKPEALRNFKSILKVTDAVMVARGDLGVEINAEKVPLFQKKIIRACNEAGKPVITATQMLESMISHPRPTRAETSDVANAIIDGTDAVMLSGETASGAFPVEAVKAMCKVAVDVERSELWRISHRPDGISNNISRAVAQAACHAAASLNARCIAVLTQSGSTAALISKFRPQLPIIAFTPFPEIQRKLSLYWGVNSCVVGRLTGTDEQINAVEDTLLAAGFRKGDVIIITMGVPIEARGSTNLLKVHKLGAKGFYEIF; translated from the coding sequence ATGAGAAAATTCGGACGCAGGACAAAAATTGTCGCCACCGTTGGCCCGGCAAGTTCCAGCATCGAAATGCTGGGGCATTTAATTGATGCCGGTGTAGACCTCTTTCGCTTGAATTTTTCACACGGGAGAAACGAAGAGAAGGCCGAAACAATAAAGGCGATTCGTGAGCTTTCCGAGCTGAAAGGGCGGCAGATTGGCATTTTAGGGGATCTGCAGGGCCCAAAGATCCGCACCGGTCGCATGGAAAATGGCGCTATTCCTCTGATAAAAGGGGAGCGGTTATCGATTACTACTCGTGACCTGCTTGGCCGTCCCGGTCTTATCTCGACTGTCTATAAAGCGCTGCCTCACGATGTGCAGCCCGGTTCGCGCATTCTTATGGACGATGGACTGATTGAGCTGAAAGTTGCCTCCATCGAGGATGATACGGTTCATTGCACAGTGATTGAAGGAGGAACGCTTAAGGATTTGAAAGGGATAAATCTCCCAGGAGTGAATGTATCCAGCCCCGCTCTTACTGAAAAAGACAGAGTAGACCTCGAATTTTGCCTGCAGGCAAAGGTCGATTATATTGCGCTCTCTTTTGTTCGCACTGCAGCTGACATTGAAGAAGTGAAAAGAATAATTTTTGAACATGATATGTATCTGCCTGTTATTGCAAAAATCGAAAAGCCGGAGGCGTTGCGGAATTTCAAATCAATCCTCAAGGTGACAGACGCGGTGATGGTTGCGCGTGGCGACCTTGGCGTGGAAATCAATGCTGAAAAAGTCCCACTCTTTCAAAAGAAAATCATCCGGGCATGCAATGAAGCGGGTAAACCGGTGATAACCGCTACGCAGATGCTTGAATCAATGATCAGCCACCCCAGGCCGACTCGCGCTGAAACGTCGGATGTCGCCAACGCAATCATTGACGGCACAGATGCTGTAATGCTCTCCGGAGAGACTGCCTCTGGGGCATTTCCCGTTGAGGCTGTAAAGGCCATGTGCAAAGTCGCAGTGGATGTTGAAAGGTCGGAACTCTGGAGGATAAGCCATCGCCCGGATGGCATCAGCAACAATATCTCCCGTGCGGTAGCCCAAGCGGCGTGCCATGCCGCTGCATCCCTCAATGCCAGATGCATCGCCGTCCTCACGCAGTCGGGGAGTACCGCTGCATTAATATCGAAGTTCCGGCCGCAACTGCCGATTATCGCCTTTACCCCTTTCCCAGAGATACAACGGAAACTATCCCTGTATTGGGGGGTTAACAGCTGTGTTGTCGGTCGGTTGACGGGCACTGATGAACAGATTAATGCGGTCGAGGATACGCTGCTGGCTGCAGGGTTCCGCAAAGGCGACGTAATAATCATCACAATGGGGGTACCCATTGAGGCCAGAGGGTCTACCAACTTATTAAAAGTTCACAAATTAGGCGCTAAAGGTTTCTACGAAATCTTTTAG
- the nuoL gene encoding NADH-quinone oxidoreductase subunit L: MFDNVWLIPLFPLIGFLINGFFGKKIKNEAVIGGIGTLMIFCSFLVSCGILMQLIGLPPEQRVFEKVVFPWIHCGNLKVDMAFLIDPLSAVMIMVVTGVGSLIHLYSIGYMHGEEGFYRFFAYLNLFCMSMLLLVLGSNMLVMFIGWEGVGLCSYLLIGYYFEKKSAGDAAKKAFVMNRVGDFGFLIGLFTLYWWFGSNHNIWTINFMEIKAASHLLPYGGVVTVAALCFFLGATGKSAQLPLYTWLPDAMEGPTPVSALIHAATMVTAGVYMIGRMSFVFIKSPDAMMVIAVVGAATAIFAATIGTAQNDIKRVLAYSTVSQLGFMFLAMGVGAFGAGIFHLMTHAFFKACLFLGSGSVIHAMHHALHKIHSHDDAQDMRNMGGLKSAMPITFLTFLVSTIAIAGIPGFSGFFSKDEILWQAFANPYHGSLNIVLWGIGAIAACFTAFYMFRLVFMTFFGECRINAKAKEYLHESPLVITIPLMVLGTLAVVGGYIGMPKLMGMLPNYFEHWLDPVFELANEYGKEYAHGAHHTHALEWGLMGVSVVIAVIGISIAFTMYMANDKLPGKFTSTFPALHRAVFNKWYMDEIYDFLFVNPCKSFGNFLWKGFDVLIVDGIVNGVGKVVMGLSAGIRGLQTGYTHNYALGMTLGAVVIVAVYVFR; the protein is encoded by the coding sequence ATGTTTGACAATGTATGGCTCATACCTCTGTTCCCCCTGATCGGCTTCCTGATCAATGGCTTCTTTGGAAAGAAGATCAAGAATGAGGCTGTAATTGGTGGAATTGGCACCCTGATGATTTTCTGCTCATTTCTGGTGTCTTGTGGGATTTTGATGCAGTTGATCGGACTCCCTCCGGAGCAGCGAGTTTTTGAGAAGGTCGTATTCCCCTGGATTCACTGTGGCAACCTCAAGGTTGACATGGCATTCCTGATTGATCCGCTCTCCGCGGTAATGATCATGGTTGTCACCGGAGTCGGCTCACTGATTCACCTTTACTCCATTGGCTATATGCACGGTGAGGAAGGATTCTACCGCTTCTTTGCGTACCTGAATCTCTTCTGTATGTCCATGCTTCTCCTTGTTCTCGGCAGCAATATGCTGGTCATGTTCATTGGCTGGGAGGGTGTAGGCCTTTGTTCATACCTGTTGATCGGCTATTACTTTGAGAAGAAGTCTGCCGGGGATGCCGCCAAGAAGGCGTTTGTCATGAACAGGGTTGGTGACTTCGGCTTCCTCATTGGCCTCTTTACACTCTACTGGTGGTTCGGCAGTAATCATAACATTTGGACAATCAACTTTATGGAAATCAAGGCTGCATCCCACCTGCTTCCCTATGGTGGCGTTGTAACCGTTGCAGCACTTTGTTTCTTCCTTGGCGCAACCGGCAAGTCGGCCCAGCTACCGCTCTACACCTGGTTGCCTGATGCTATGGAAGGTCCGACCCCTGTTTCCGCTCTCATCCATGCCGCAACAATGGTTACTGCCGGCGTGTATATGATAGGTAGAATGAGTTTCGTGTTTATCAAGTCCCCTGATGCAATGATGGTAATAGCAGTGGTGGGGGCAGCAACGGCAATCTTTGCCGCGACTATCGGTACTGCACAAAACGATATCAAACGAGTTCTGGCATATTCAACCGTGTCTCAGCTCGGCTTCATGTTCCTGGCAATGGGTGTCGGTGCATTTGGCGCAGGTATTTTCCACCTGATGACTCACGCGTTTTTCAAGGCCTGCCTCTTTCTTGGTTCCGGTTCTGTTATCCACGCAATGCATCATGCTTTACATAAGATCCATTCGCATGATGATGCTCAGGATATGCGTAACATGGGTGGACTCAAGTCGGCAATGCCGATTACCTTTCTCACCTTCCTTGTTTCAACCATCGCGATTGCCGGTATTCCAGGTTTCTCCGGATTCTTCTCCAAGGATGAGATCCTCTGGCAGGCATTTGCCAATCCCTATCATGGCAGTCTGAATATTGTTCTCTGGGGTATTGGCGCGATTGCCGCTTGCTTTACGGCGTTCTACATGTTCCGCCTAGTTTTCATGACCTTCTTCGGTGAGTGCAGAATCAATGCTAAAGCGAAGGAGTATCTGCACGAGTCTCCACTGGTCATTACTATTCCGTTGATGGTTCTCGGAACGCTCGCAGTGGTTGGTGGTTATATCGGTATGCCGAAACTCATGGGAATGCTCCCCAACTATTTTGAGCATTGGCTTGACCCGGTCTTTGAGCTGGCCAATGAGTACGGCAAAGAGTATGCACACGGGGCACATCACACACATGCCCTTGAATGGGGCCTCATGGGTGTATCGGTAGTGATTGCCGTCATCGGTATCAGCATTGCCTTCACTATGTACATGGCTAACGACAAGCTCCCCGGTAAGTTCACCTCGACCTTCCCGGCCCTGCACCGTGCTGTGTTCAACAAGTGGTACATGGATGAAATCTATGACTTCCTCTTTGTCAATCCTTGCAAGTCCTTTGGTAATTTCCTCTGGAAAGGCTTTGACGTGCTTATAGTTGACGGTATTGTCAACGGTGTCGGCAAGGTGGTCATGGGGCTGAGTGCCGGTATTAGGGGCCTCCAGACAGGCTATACCCATAATTACGCCCTCGGCATGACGCTTGGTGCCGTTGTTATCGTTGCAGTTTATGTTTTCAGATAG
- the nuoK gene encoding NADH-quinone oxidoreductase subunit NuoK, with the protein MLSLHSYLILSAILFSIGAIGVLIRRNAIVIFMCVELMLNSVNLTFIAFSKYLGNMDGQIFVFFVMTVAAAEAAVGLALMIAFYKNRESIDVEDLNLMKW; encoded by the coding sequence ATGCTTTCACTGCACAGCTATTTAATCCTTAGCGCAATTCTATTTTCGATCGGTGCCATCGGTGTCCTTATCCGCCGTAATGCCATTGTCATATTCATGTGCGTAGAACTGATGCTCAATTCAGTTAACCTTACTTTCATTGCCTTCTCTAAGTACCTGGGCAATATGGACGGTCAGATTTTTGTGTTCTTTGTTATGACTGTTGCTGCGGCAGAGGCTGCTGTAGGACTTGCCCTGATGATCGCATTTTATAAGAACCGAGAGTCCATTGATGTAGAGGACCTCAACCTGATGAAGTGGTAG
- a CDS encoding NADH-quinone oxidoreductase subunit N, translating into MDMLQFPANIAAAAGVNFAAIMPEVILSVIAMALLLVNVFIKSEQKAYLGYLSLAGIILTFVTVISGWGTAQSGFNNSVLQDNFALFFKGTFLVSAFLTILITDQYLKREECNWGEIYPLILFATVGMMLMASGTDLMTIFLGLEVLSVSLYVLAGFNRANLKSNEAGLKYFLLGAFSTGFLLYGMALTYGATGTTRVAAIASYISQNGMVLSNPMLLAGMLLMAVGFSFKIAAAPFHMWTPDVYEGAPTPMTAFMSVGPKAAGFAAFLRVFIVAFPAMKADWSELLWVLAVLTMTVGNITALYQTNIKRMLAYSSIAHAGYVLVGFTAGNAVGTAGVLFYMLSYAFMNIGAFAIIVLVGRKGEDNNNVSDYAGFGFKHPVLGMCMSIFLFSLAGIPPAAGFIGKFYLFSGAIQAGYVWLAIIGVLNSAASVYYYLRVMVFMYMKDPTEEFDWLQVSPSLALCLLLSVAGVLIPGILPGSLLDLAQKALLM; encoded by the coding sequence ATGGATATGCTTCAGTTCCCAGCCAATATTGCGGCTGCAGCAGGTGTTAACTTTGCGGCAATCATGCCTGAGGTCATCCTGTCAGTAATAGCCATGGCTTTGCTGCTCGTGAATGTTTTTATTAAAAGTGAGCAGAAGGCATACCTGGGATATCTCAGCCTGGCTGGTATCATCCTCACGTTCGTCACGGTAATTAGTGGCTGGGGCACCGCACAGTCCGGCTTTAATAATTCAGTCCTTCAGGACAATTTTGCGCTGTTTTTCAAAGGGACATTTCTTGTCTCAGCGTTTCTGACCATTCTAATTACGGACCAGTACCTAAAGCGTGAAGAGTGCAACTGGGGCGAAATCTACCCGCTTATCCTTTTTGCCACAGTCGGTATGATGCTGATGGCTTCCGGAACGGATTTGATGACGATTTTCCTTGGGCTTGAAGTTCTGTCAGTATCACTTTATGTGCTTGCTGGCTTCAATCGCGCAAATCTCAAGTCAAATGAGGCCGGTCTCAAGTATTTCCTTCTTGGTGCATTCTCAACAGGGTTTCTGCTCTATGGTATGGCATTGACTTATGGTGCTACCGGAACTACCAGGGTTGCTGCAATAGCATCTTATATTTCACAAAATGGCATGGTATTGTCCAATCCAATGCTGTTGGCCGGTATGCTTCTGATGGCAGTTGGCTTTTCCTTCAAGATTGCTGCCGCTCCGTTTCATATGTGGACCCCTGATGTTTATGAAGGCGCACCGACTCCGATGACCGCATTTATGTCTGTCGGCCCTAAGGCCGCAGGCTTTGCAGCCTTCCTCCGAGTGTTCATTGTTGCTTTCCCTGCAATGAAGGCTGATTGGTCAGAACTGCTTTGGGTGCTTGCTGTTCTTACAATGACGGTCGGCAACATCACTGCTCTTTACCAGACCAATATCAAGCGGATGCTGGCCTATTCATCAATCGCTCATGCTGGATATGTTCTGGTTGGTTTTACTGCCGGCAACGCCGTAGGCACTGCAGGCGTACTTTTCTATATGCTTTCCTATGCGTTCATGAACATCGGAGCCTTTGCAATCATAGTTTTGGTCGGCAGAAAAGGTGAAGACAACAACAACGTTTCGGATTATGCAGGATTTGGCTTCAAGCATCCTGTTCTCGGTATGTGTATGTCGATTTTCCTCTTCTCTCTCGCGGGTATTCCGCCGGCAGCTGGCTTTATCGGTAAGTTCTATCTCTTCTCTGGTGCCATTCAGGCTGGATATGTGTGGCTGGCAATAATTGGTGTGCTGAATAGCGCTGCCTCGGTTTATTACTACCTCAGAGTTATGGTTTTCATGTATATGAAAGATCCCACTGAGGAGTTTGACTGGCTGCAGGTTTCACCATCACTTGCTCTTTGCCTGCTCCTCTCGGTAGCCGGGGTGCTTATTCCTGGGATCCTGCCAGGGTCGTTGCTTGACTTGGCACAAAAAGCATTGCTGATGTAA